A genomic window from Silene latifolia isolate original U9 population chromosome 11, ASM4854445v1, whole genome shotgun sequence includes:
- the LOC141611260 gene encoding uncharacterized protein LOC141611260: MFHSILFSVALSCLVYSAIAVNNETDRLALLKFRAKINDPLGAMSSWNDTLHFCNWYGVTCGRMHQRVLELNLWSSQLSGSVSPYIGNLSFLRVLNLQLNKFSGTIPPEIGHLHRLQHLLLGNNSFGGEIPLNISRCSSLVELNVMNNMLGGVIPHELSFLSHLQSINLSKNNLVGNIPASLGNMSVLLLLYLAENSLVGRIPDSLGKLQNLTVLAVGTNRLSGTVPPSIFNCSSLVTLNLGENELEGHLPSDLGNTLPNLQFFSLSSNQLTGLIPPSISNSSHLEVLQLPSNGFQGEVPSLHKLDKIKHLNIGDNLLGMGQAADMNFVSSLANATVLQTFVISKNNFGGDFPRTICNFTRVSILDFGLNNISGQIPECFANLVNLQAFSTYRNLLSGVIPQEIGKLQKLVELDLSSNHLSGKIPSSFGNLTMLTTAQITENYLEGNIPVALANCGSLIVLDLSVNNLSGDIPSQLTGLSNFIVLDVYNNHLTGSLPEEIGRLNNLESLDVSINMLSGVIPSTLGSCIALQNLYMHGNFFQGTIPSALETLTGLRALELSRNNLSGTIPHFLAKLPLTMLDLSYNNLEGEVPSGGVFDNATGVSLFGNSRLCGGIPQLKLHNCSFDQTQIKRRSHRKRLLLEILCGFAAVILLVIFILAYMFWSKKRTMKTEVAANSKEFRNVSYQSILKATNGLSAVNLIGRGSFGAVYKGAIDQDGPVLAIKIFNLGNHYASKSFIAECKALRSIRHRNLIKVITVCSSVDYQGNDFKALVYEYMVNGSLDDWLHPTGEISGVRNEENAGGSLSFCQRLKIAVDVAFALEYLHHYCDPSVIHCDLKPSNVLLDDDMVAHVGDFGLAKLISEVISSSSANQSSFTGVRGTVGYAPPEYGMGNEVSACGDVYSFGILVLEMFTGKRPTDDIFREGTSQHEYVKAALSEQDIKIVDDALLHDMAVDNSNSQIVFQSVVSVLEIALSCSAELPQDRPDISTVAAKLLSIRNKL; encoded by the exons ATGTTTCATTCAATCCTTTTTAGTGTCGCCTTGTCGTGCCTTGTCTATTCCGCCATAGCCGTGAATAACGAGACAGATAGGCTGGCCTTGCTCAAATTCAGAGCCAAAATAAACGATCCTCTTGGTGCTATGAGTTCATGGAATGACACCCTACACTTCTGCAACTGGTATGGAGTAACTTGTGGGCGTATGCACCAGAGAGTATTGGAGTTGAATTTGTGGTCGTCACAGCTCTCAGGCTCTGTGTCGCCTTATATTGGTAATCTAAGCTTTCTTAGAGTATTGAATCTACAACTTAACAAATTTAGTGGCACCATCCCTCCTGAAATCGGTCATCTTCATAGATTGCAGCATCTCTTGCTTGGTAATAATTCGTTTGGAGGGGAAATTCCCTTGAACATATCGCGTTGTTCTAGCCTTGTTGAGTTAAATGTAATGAATAATATGTTGGGAGGAGTAATTCCGCATGAGCTTAGTTTTTTGTCACATTTACAGAGTATAAATTTGTCGAAAAACAACTTGGTAGGGAACATCCCTGCATCTTTGGGGAACATGTCTGTCTTGTTGTTACTATACTTGGCTGAAAACAGCTTGGTCGGAAGAATCCCTGATAGCCTAGGCAAACTTCAAAATCTGACTGTTCTTGCAGTAGGTACTAACAGGTTGTCGGGAACAGTCCCACCATCGATATTCAATTGCTCATCCTTGGTAACTCTAAATCTAGGGGAGAATGAATTGGAGGGTCACCTTCCATCAGACTTGGGCAATACACTTCCAAACCTCCAATTCTTCTCTCTTTCGTCTAACCAACTCACTGGACTCATTCCTCCTTCAATTTCAAACTCCTCACATTTAGAAGTTCTACAATTGCCTTCAAATGGTTTTCAAGGAGAGGTTCCTTCTTTGCACAAGTTGGACAAGATTAAGCACCTGAACATCGGCGATAACCTCCTTGGGATGGGCCAAGCTGCTGATATGAACTTTGTTTCTTCCTTGGCCAACGCCACTGTGTTACAGACATTTGTGATAAGTAAAAATAATTTCGGAGGAGATTTTCCTAGAACCATATGCAACTTTACAAGGGTTTCAATTTTAGATTTTGGGCTCAATAATATTAGTGGACAGATTCCGGAATGCTTTGCAAACCTAGTGAATCTACAGGCCTTTAGCACTTATAGGAACCTACTGTCTGGTGTCATTCCTCAGGAAATAGGGAAACTTCAGAAGTTAGTTGAATTAGATTTAAGTAGCAACCATTTGTCAGGCAAGATACCATCCTCATTTGGTAACTTAACCATGTTGACAACTGCTCAAATAACTGAAAACTATCTGGAAGGCAACATTCCTGTAGCTCTAGCAAATTGTGGATCCCTTATAGTATTGGATCTCTCGGTAAACAATCTTAGTGGTGATATTCCGTCTCAGCTTACTGGTCTTTCCAACTTTATTGTACTTGATGTATATAACAACCATCTGACTGGATCCCTCCCTGAAGAAATTGGTCGACTGAATAATCTTGAGAGCCTTGACGTATCTATCAACATGCTATCAGGTGTTATACCGAGCACTCTTGGTTCTTGTATAGCGTTACAGAACCTATACATGCATGGAAACTTCTTTCAAGGCACGATTCCTAGTGCACTGGAGACATTGACCGGTCTTCGGGCATTGGAGTTATCACGGAACAATTTATCAGGCACAATCCCGCATTTTCTGGCGAAGCTTCCATTGACAATGCTCGATCTTTCTTACAATAATCTGGAAGGCGAAGTTCCCTCTGGTGGTGTCTTTGACAATGCAACTGGTGTTTCTTTGTTTGGAAATAGTAGACTGTGTGGAGGCATACCTCAGTTAAAGCTGCACAACTGCAGTTTCGATCAGACTCAGATAAAAAGGCGAAGCCACAGAAAAAGACTTCTCCTTGAAATTCTCTGTGGGTTTGCTGCTGTTATTTTGCTGGTGATATTCATATTGGCATATATGTTTTGGAGCAAAAAGAGGACTATGAAAACAGAAGTTGCAGCGAACTCGAAAGAGTTTCGAAATGTATCTTACCAGAGCATACTTAAAGCCACAAATGGGTTATCAGCTGTTAACTTAATTGGAAGAGGTAGCTTTGGGGCGGTATACAAAGGAGCTATTGATCAAGACGGGCCAGTACTTGCAATCAAAATATTTAACCTCGGAAATCATTATGCTTCTAAGAGCTTTATTGCTGAATGTAAGGCACTCCGCAGCATTAGACATCGGAATCTCATTAAGGTTATAACAGTTTGTTCAAGCGTTGATTATCAAGGCAATGATTTCAAGGCTCTGGTATACGAGTACATGGTAAACGGTAGTTTGGATGACTGGTTGCATCCAACAGGGGAAATTAGCGGGGTTAGGAACGAAGAAAATGCAGGTGGGAGTTTAAGTTTTTGTCAGAGACTTAAGATTGCAGTAGATGTTGCTTTTGCTCTGGAGTACCTTCATCATTATTGTGACCCATCAGTAATTCACTGTGACCTCAAACCAAGCAATGTTCTCCTTGATGATGATATGGTTGCGCATGTGGGAGACTTTGGCTTGGCCAAATTGATCTCTGAAGTTATCAGTAGCTCTAGCGCTAATCAATCCAGTTTCACCGGAGTCAGGGGGACTGTTGGTTACGCACCTCCAG AATATGGAATGGGAAATGAGGTATCAGCATGTGGCGATGTGTATAGTTTTGGAATCCTGGTTCTGGAAATGTTTACAGGTAAAAGGCCTACTGATGACATCTTCAGAGAAGGCACCAGTCAACATGAATATGTGAAAGCAGCTCTGTCTGAACAAGATATCAAGATTGTTGACGATGCTCTTCTTCACGATATGGCCGTAGACAATAGCAACAGCCAGATAGTATTCCAGTCTGTGGTGTCTGTACTTGAAATCGCACTATCTTGCTCCGCTGAACTCCCACAAGATAGGCCGGATATTAGCACCGTTGCTGCCAAGCTGTTATCAATCAGAAACAAGCTCTAG